Below is a window of Lentimicrobium sp. L6 DNA.
AACGCGCATTATTATGATTGGTGATGGTAAAAGCATTGCAGCCATGCTTTTTTAATGATTGGAGGAGGGTTTCCGACTCTAACCAAGTTTCAGAAACATTTAAAATCCGCCCCAATATCTCATCTGGCTTATCACTGTTATAGTCGTGACAGTGCATATCGAGTTTTATAATTTCTGAAGAGCCTGCAAATTGGAATTATTTTGCGGTAAAATCTTCAAGCCCTTTTTGAAGTTGGGATTGAAATATAGAATAATTTGAAGTCCTTTTCATCTTTGCTTTTTTGATAAAGCAAGATTAGGTGGATTTAGAAAAAAGTAGGTAAACTCAATGTTAGAGCTAAGTTAAAACATTAGAGAAAAACCTGCAGATTTAAAACTAACTTTTTTAGAGCTTCATATTTATTTTATACGAATACGAGCCCTGCAGATTTCTTTATCCTTTATACTTTTAATTTGATAAAAATACTCCCCTTCTATTTGGCCCTCAAAAATTCCGAATTCATCATTTAAAACCAACTCTCCTATAAAATTAATTTCGAACTCTTTTAAATATTCTGATTCCGCACTAAAATAGGCATCCATTATCCATTTAACATAGGTGGCATTATTAACATGTTTATTAATATCTAGATCGCTGGAATATACTTTTCTATGGTCTACTTTTGTCATTAGCATAGATAAACCAAGTTTCCTAAGTGGTTTATCAATGGCCTGAGCTTTTAGAAAATCCTGCCTTCCAAAGTCAAAATCACTTATTCTACGAGGACGCTTAGTATCTTTATCTAAAACCAACCATGAACTAGCAATCTTAGCCACAACACGCTCCCCCAATAAGATCTGATAATCACGCAAAGCAAATAAACCTTCAGCAATTCGAGGCCAAGTCTTTACTATTACTTCATCTTTCCAAGAGGGCCATTTATCAATTTGAATCAAAACCCTTGTCAATACCCATATGGCATTTTCTTTTTCTAGATATTCGTATCCAAAACCATTTTCTAAGGCATTTTGCCAAGCACTTTCTTGGAGAAATAAAAAACTTGCATTTAATGACATTTTGCCATTAAAATCAGATTCATAAGATTTAATTCTGTAGGGATATACCCCAACTGTATCTCTTTGCATAAGTGATATTTTTTAATGAATTCAAAAGTACAGTAATATATATTTGCTCAAATATATTCCTAAAAACCTGAGGTCAATTAATAAATAGCTTCCATATAAAGCAAAAAACACATTAGGTTCAATCTGAAATTCAAGAAGATATACCAGGCGATATCAAATTGTTTTTAGTTGAAAAATGACATATTATTGGCTTTTCCACAAGTGGATTTCTATACTTAGCTCACTATCTTCCTCAAATTTCCTCTAGTTATCCCAATAGCTCTTCAGAAGTCTGTGTTGAATATCAGCCAATCTTTTATTATTACACATTAATAGAAACGATATATCAAGAAATCTTTTACTTTTGCCCCAAGGGGATTTTTTATATAATTTATACAA
It encodes the following:
- a CDS encoding acyl-[acyl-carrier-protein] thioesterase, which produces MQRDTVGVYPYRIKSYESDFNGKMSLNASFLFLQESAWQNALENGFGYEYLEKENAIWVLTRVLIQIDKWPSWKDEVIVKTWPRIAEGLFALRDYQILLGERVVAKIASSWLVLDKDTKRPRRISDFDFGRQDFLKAQAIDKPLRKLGLSMLMTKVDHRKVYSSDLDINKHVNNATYVKWIMDAYFSAESEYLKEFEINFIGELVLNDEFGIFEGQIEGEYFYQIKSIKDKEICRARIRIK